The following proteins come from a genomic window of Theileria equi strain WA chromosome 2 map unlocalized gcontig_1105316255037, whole genome shotgun sequence:
- a CDS encoding ubiquitin family member protein (encoded by transcript BEWA_043300A): MTVLVTIKISGGETFNLEVDPAMTVLQLKEKCATSANATPDKQRLIFKGRIIKDDEILSNLNIESGNTIHLVRSGVKSTPSTASAQQSEPEKPASQPQSTQGASTSTPFPPDFMSQMFQGGVGGMPGMNPGMAGFPELNPQSAAALLNTPVIQEMLAQISSNPQLLRSLVESSPLLQPMMAQNQMFNQMLNNPELLRTMMRPGMLQAGLQMHQAMQEQQQRSQGDQNSQQNDMFNPFLSQGFPGFTFPTPQMDTRQPEERFATQLQSLQEMGFTNREANIEALTAVGGDISAAITRLLNKP; this comes from the exons ATGACTGTATTGGTTACCATAAAGATCAGCGGCGGTGAAACATTTAACCTTGAGGTCGATCCAGCCATGACGGTGTTACAACTTAAGGAAAAGTGCGCAACCTCTGCAAACGCCACTCCAGATAAACAGCGACTTATATTCAAAG GTCGTATAataaaggatgatgaaataCTCAGTAATTTGAACATTGAAAGTGGGAATACAATTCATCTTGTGAGAAGCGGTGTAAAATCTACACCTTCAACTGCATCTGCACAGC AATCCGAACCAGAAAAGCCAGCCTCTCAACCTCAATCTACACAAGGGGCGTCTACTTCAACACCATTCCCACCAGATTTTATGTCACAGATGTTCCaag GTGGAGTGGGTGGTATGCCTGGCATGAATCCAGGCATGGCTGGATTTCCAGAATTAAATCCACAAAGTGCCGCTGCTCTCTTGAATACACCTGTTATTCAAGAGATGCTTGCACAAATTAGTTCAAATCCCCAGTTGTTAAGGTCTCTTGTGGAAAGTAGCCCGCTATTACAGCCAATGATGGCTCAGAACCAAATGTTTAATCAAATGCTTAACAATCCTGAACTTTTAAGAACAATGATGAGGCCTGGAATGTTACAAGCTGGACTTCAAATGCATCAAGCTATGCAAGAACAACAACAGAGGAGTCAGGGAGACCAAAATTCTCAACAGAATGATATGTTCAACCCGTTCCTTTCCCAAGGATTTCCAGGTTTTACATTCCCAACTCCTCAGATGGATACCAGACAACCAGAGGAAAGATTTGCAACACAGCTTCAATCATTACAAGAGATGGGATTTACGAATCGTGAGGCAAACATTGAGGCCCTTACTGCTGTTGGGGGCGACATATCGGCTGCTATAACACGTTTGTTGAACAAACCCTGA
- a CDS encoding UAA transporter family member protein (encoded by transcript BEWA_043310A) → MKGTSLDSGPRWYSYSMAFSLVLGIYGCFLSFGYVLEKLLKFKLHDLQTYSYPLFIVSVTSGANLLMSVILIFLHDYYPRNGKKRNEKTLLSILTPKMAFRLSISSLFCVLAQITSTYALPQVGIPTQVIIKSSKMVPILIGGYVLFKKRYPWYDYFAVLTITFSLILFNFGRVASFEGGKNTTLGVLLCFASLMCDGLVGPIQDDVLSKNDLHPYVLMFITNAISLPFAAVTSFVFEGYMPIYHLKLNVYVAKLLSLLALTGSFGQLFVLLSIKSYGSLYTGVITTLRKAISTMLSVYLFNHRLTLYQWIAMAITFSTILMQQVFRNLYKKKKVHVK, encoded by the coding sequence ATGAAAGGGACCTCTCTAGATTCAGGTCCAAGATGGTATTCTTATTCAATGGCCTTTTCCCTGGTACTGGGTATATATGGATGTTTCCTATCCTTTGGATATGTACTGGAAAAACTCCTTAAGTTTAAACTTCATGATTTACAAACATACAGCTATCCTTTGTTTATCGTATCTGTTACATCAGGGGCGAATCTATTAATGAGTGTAATCTTGATTTTTTTGCATGACTATTACCCtagaaatggaaagaaaAGAAATGAGAAGACATTGTTAAGTATACTTACACCAAAAATGGCATTTCGTTTGTCTATATCGTCACTATTTTGTGTGCTCGCGCAGATAACGTCAACGTATGCTCTACCTCAAGTTGGAATACCGACACAGGTAATCATTAAGAGCTCAAAAATGGTACCTATATTGATAGGTGGATATGTGTTATTCAAAAAACGCTATCCTTGGTATGATTACTTTGCAGTGCTCACAATCACATTCTCTTTAATTCTGTTTAACTTTGGAAGGGTTGCAAGCTTTGAAGGTGGAAAAAATACCACTCTGGGAGTTCTATTGTGTTTCGCATCTTTGATGTGTGATGGGCTGGTTGGTCCTATCCAGGATGATGTTCTTTCAAAGAATGATTTACATCCATATGTACTGATGTTCATAACAAATGCGATTTCTCTACCATTTGCGGCTGTTACTTCATTTGTATTTGAAGGTTATATGCCTATATACCATCTGAAACTGAACGTGTACGTTGCTAAACTGCTATCACTACTCGCACTAACCGGTAGCTTTGGTCAATTATTTGTTTTACTCTCAATCAAGAGTTATGGGAGCTTGTATACAGGAGTTATAACTACACTGAGAAAGGCTATAAGTACCATGCTATCAGTCTATCTGTTTAATCATAGACTCACATTATACCAATGGATTGCAATGGCGATCACATTTTCCACTATACTCATGCAACAAGTGTTCCGCAACTTGtataagaagaaaaaggTACATGTAAAGTAA